The genomic DNA gaataatataatatagctGACGATTGTTCATGAATAGAGATGGCCGGATGTTTGTGTTTATCCCTAGCGTGAGGTTGAGACTGATTAAATGCTGACGGCTAATGCTGTGGACAacctttgtttgtatttttattttcctattgattttaatagTCTGTTTTGAGTTCACCAATACTTTGTAGATGGGTAAATATCTCACTGGACATAATAGGTTAATTGGTAGTGAAGTGAAGCCATACAAACATATAGGCTGCCATCTTGGCCACTCTAGACAGTGTGTAGGTTGGGGTTCAGTGAAGTAATTGTGTACATCACAACATACTAGTTACACTATTGAGGTGCTCACTGCAGGGTCCTCTCTGAAATCTCCTAGAattttataaagtaataaaaacagcAGGGCACTCCACTACAGTTTAATACTCCTTTATTTGCATACGTTACCCAATGTGTTTTGACACCCCCCCTAAAAAAAGTGGGGGTTTTGTCAGactcacagacagaaaagcaggtcTAAAGTGTAGTTGAGTGTCCTGGGCTTCAATGAGAAGTCTGGCTAGTTTGGTTGTGGAATCATTGGTTTCTTCTCCTTGTTATCTGATAAATGGCCTGGGAGTGAAATGATCAGATGATTTTGTCTCCCTACCAGATTGGTCAGATCCACTCATATAGTGACCTTGCTAAGTAAAGTGTGTAGTGTTATGCTAATCAGcactctctcttttctttttctccttttcatttTGTCTAAATTTTTCTTGCCTTCAGCAGTTGAAGGATAATGCAGTTATGTAGCAGTACTGGAAACAAttagttattttttgtttttacagctcttttatttgtctttaaagggatactgtcatgggagaaaacatttttttaaaaatgaatcagttaatagtgctgctccagcagaattctgcactgaaatccatttctcaaaagagcaaacagatttttttatattcaattttgaaatctgacatattgtcaatttcctagctgccccaagtcatgtgacttgtgctctgataaacttcaatcactctttactgctgtactgcaagttaaagttatatcaccccctcccttttccccccagcagccaaacaaaagaacaatgggaaggtaaccagataacagctccctaacacaagataacagctgcctggtagatctaagaacaacactcaactcatgtcccactgagacacattcagttacattgagaaggaaaaacagcagcctgccagaaagcatttctctcctaaagtgcagacacaagtcacatgaccaggggcagctgggaaattgacaatatgtctagccccatgtcagattttaaaattgaatataaaaaaatctgtttgttcttttgagaaatggatttcagtgcagaattctgctggagcagcactattaactgattcattttgaaaaaaaaaatttttctcccatgacagtatccctttaaactgttctattgttgctagggtcatatACCTTAGCTACCTGGTGCATGGGAAATGAAAATAAGGTGATCTAAACagaataagtaatacaaatgtataaatcATAACTCTGATTATGTTTAATACTGTGTGAGGCTCAGCATGAATGACTGCCAACCACACAGCATTTACAGACTGCAGAAAGacagcacaaaaaaaagtttacattccTTTAGAACaatgaaagttaattttaagtgaACCTCTTCACTGAACAAAGAGCAGTGTGTTACCATCAGCGTCATTCCAATTTCATCCTATTTACGAGCTGTTCCACATGGGTTCCAGTTATTATGAATtcgtgagtgtgtgtatatatatatatatatacacgagcaaagaaatgtatacattacaaatttgttttatttgctcaCAGATtgtattattggtggtttttgtttGTAAAATTAGGACAATTTAACATTATTCATTTGCCCGCTTTCAATttgtagtttaaaggggaactaatgcgAAAATGAAACTTAAGCTTTATTATAcgaaagtaaagctggccatagccagtgcagatcggtcgtttggtcgatcggacaggttagaaattttccgtcggctgccgataatatctctgcatgtattgctgatctggtGATTTTCAgttggagactgtcaccagctttgtcagacataattttcgtacgattgctgtcaagggcagaacatcggctgatctgttcttttactactttatttgaagctcttcgatttccaaagtcgcccggagtttccttgtgaggcaacttcggaaattgaagcgccgtgagtgcattgacgctggcgttttcacattatagcagggggaaggcagtttggggagattgtcgcccgcagaagaggcgattagtcgcccggtgactaaatcccaccaaatctgcccgtgtgcttgaaccatTAAGCAAGAAGATTTGAGAAAATGCTTTGTTCTTAGGTCAGTTGAAATGTGTTTCATCCTACAGGTGTGGAAAGGTTACTGGGCCGCATGATTATTATATACAAGATTACACATGGTTACTATGcgtacattagggatgcaccactattttgggattcggcctgaAACCTATGCAAAGGATTTGTCCAAATAccaactgaatcagaatcctaatttgcatatgaaattagcCCTTGAAAGGACAAAGAGAGCAATGCGTCTGGTTAAAAACTTTTTGTCTTTATcctttgtgtgacaaaaaaatcatgtgattttaagattcaattcggccaggcacttggatttgatGGGATCCTAATCTTGCTGAAAGAAGATCAAGAATCCTTGATTCAATGCATCTAGTTTCAAATTGATCTCCTccgtttatatttaaaggggatcaaTGCACTCCCAACACAACTTCTGAGCACTCTGCAATATACATGAATTATTGGTTTCCTTTTTATAATACAAGGTGCATTAGTAGTTAAAGGGCACATGTTGTAGTCATTGCATTCTGCCCCTCTAGATAGAAGGAATGTGTGTTTTTAAAGAGTTTTGCTTTTTCATTCCCAGACAGTGCAGCAGGGGGTGTTTGTGTTACACATTCATCATATTTGTAAGTTGTGTCTCTCCTTCCCAGAATCCAAAcaattactgtatgtgtgtttgttgtTGTAACTATTGTAGGATTTGACTAAAATGAATTTTATCTTCAATAACAAACAAATGGCTTTGTACTTTGTTTTGACAGCCTGCAGAAATTGATGTGCTCATAGGGAAGGACAGAGAAGGATTCTTCACTGGAGGCCTAACTGTGGGAGGAAAGAAATGCTCTGTTATAAGAGACAGCCTCTATATTGACAATGATTTCACAATGGACATCAGGACAAAGAGTCAAGGAGGTGAACCAACATACAATATTGCTGTAGGAAAAGCCGTAAGAGGTAAGGTCTCTTGGTgtcaaatgtaaatatatattatatgtatatatatatatatatatatatatatatatatatatatattgcatctgTGTCATTATATTTGGCTTGACATAAAGAATTTTGTTGGTGGTTGGACTGGAACTAGTTGTGCACAGAACATAGGCCATTATTggtattttttaaacaataagaAGTTTGCCAGTTTTTAGGTGTTATTTTCTAAATGAACCATTGATGAGAAATGGCAAAccgaggctgaaggctgagtgtttttatacaggtcatggaactctgaggttacttctaatatcctcattttgcaacatatatcatttattatgatatatatatatatatttattataatctacagtctggtcatttccctatgggaccagactgtaaattatatccttataaacggcgcgttctgacgtcagaaagCGCCATTTATAACAGGATCCCCGGCCGCCAAATTTGACGCCGCCGCGGTCAAATTGAATGCTGGTGCACCCATATTGGACACCGGCGCGCCCGATTTGGACCAGACCAGAATTGGACGCTGACCCCCCTcccgacatttcacacaaaatgtagattataatgcataatgtaccccctcctgaagtttataaagatattagaagttaccttggagttatgtgacctgtgtaaaagcattgggcctcgtgctttttatatggtcacataactcctcggtgacataatatcttacatttattacagtagagagtacattatccactatataatacacgagtttcagtgagtcatgtgacagaaatgacatcacttctcaccgtttataactgatgacatcagtactcactgtttataaggatatcatttacaagatattcatggcttttacatTGAGCAGttacaggagaaacaacagcctgccagaaagcagtttcatcctaaagtgctggctctttctgaaagcacatgaccaggcaaaatgacctgagatggctgcctacacaccaatattacaactaaaaaatacacttgctggttcaggaatgacattttctattgtagagtgaattatttgcagtgtaatgtagaaataaatactacaacataaaaatcatgacagaatccctttaagaccaccaacttgaatttgaatgtgaaatttatcacaccaaccctggaaacagttctaatttattACTtaaacacctaaaacctgctgaattcatatAGAagatggcagaggtcagttgaaccatttgaagatgttaatagccttcctgatattcaagttttttggaggaaaactcaattcaaatttgattcagatTTTCGGGTTGTTCCTATTCGATCGAACGTTAgacttttgagttttttcttgaataacatcccatttgagttgtgagtacattcaaatttattagagttaaattGTTTCGGGCAGCCATACCCCTACCAATCATAGAAACCTTTTTAGGTACCTTTTTCTGGGATGTttgagtcttaaaggagaattcaacccgtaccATAAAAACTCCCtacccccccagcctacctggtacccagggcaattgcccctaactttttacttacccctcggtgcagattctgtcctcggaagttcagggccgccatcttcttttcttcgttagggcccccctgctttcagcgtgctgctGCACAAAATATGACACAGCAGCTCCGTGCACGGAAGCTtatctcctattaagatttcctgtaaccttgtggtcctttaagagtaagtcccggtaaagctgtacagggattggataaggggatccaatcccaatgcagatttaccgggacttattcttaaagggggggcccggctaatcaagtaagtgaagcatggccaggcccccccttagacacaaaacacaggcaagcaattttttaaaaaatttggggggatgtggccaattttcttttttacttgcaggggggcccctgatcacaaatggctttttataactcgtgggggggcaggccatcaattttttttttacttttttttttttaacttttagggggccctgatcaccaattattttttttaacttgtagggaccaggccatcattttttttttttacttgtaagagcggcactgccaccaatgtttttttttaccttgtagggggaccctggccaccaatttttttaaaaaaaattttttatgggggggggtctggcaccacagtttttttaaattataaggggacctgaccaatagctttttataacttgtgtgtgtgtggggggggggttaccttttttagcgctgatgtctatgtggtcttttaaagGCAGTGTAGAGTgagcgggatctggggtggggcttgggggacGGGGTGGGCGGgtcctgaaaatgttgttgtacagggtcccatgatttctaatggcggccctgggtgtcTCTATATAGGGAGGACACGCTGAAGATTTATGGTTGAAACTCTCAGCACAGTTCAGCCATTAAAACAGGTTGACCAGAACCTAGTATTTTGTAGACCAGGAGTATAATCCAGGTGGCAttttggctttttcttttttgaatttattgAAACAATGACAAACCCTAAGGGCCATCCATGTAAGATGAGACATTTCTCTCTGCTAGTGTATCTATGGCAGGgaacaaatgtaattatttatgaaaataaaacatattggGTTGTGATACACCAGCTATGAAGGCACCTTGTCTGATACGGCTCCTAGAAGGGTGGTCCTTATACCTCCAATGGAGGGGAGATCTGATTCTGTATTGGTTGAACAGTATTCTGTTTGTATAGGAACATGTGTGAGCCATGGATGTCATGTGTATCGCCTACAGGTTTCTCTTATGTGCTTCTAGAAACCTTGATAACTTTTCAGAAGCAAATGTACTTTTTGGACAGTAGAACATTTCCCCTTTATCTGCTGCTACGGGTTGCAAATGCttgaaacacataggggcagattatcaagggacgaatttcgaagtaatgggatttttttgtgtgggtgaataggctgtatttgatcgttcgaatcaaagtaagattgaattcgatcaaattcgttttgaagtatttttttaaaaaaaaaactttttcaaagtccaccaattgactccatataggttctaggaggtcctccataggctataACAGCAATTGGGctgcttttagatggcaaatggtcgaagtcaaagttttaaaaagacacaatagatttagatatttaatttaaacatttttttacaaatttgaatcgaaAATTGAGTCGAGGTACACAAACATTAGCttgaaattttcacttcgacccttaataaatctgccgagAGGTAACACATTCTGTAGGAATTGCTTGAATGTTATTTAACTATCAcaagaatgaaaatgtaatataatgtaataaaagcatcatactgaaaatattttttttttttctgaaatgatcaaattGACTTTTCTGTTATACTTTTTGTTATTccaaaaaattgcctaataaaagaaaacaattcattgcaactttccaatagacatttttttaaaaccaataactattacatagtgagttaggttgaaaaaaactgaaagcagaatttgcttaactcctggtcaTTGAGCCCTTTGAAGATTTCTTGATATAGcagagagaaaaagcaaattggcctctagtatttattattattattattattaattagaatatgaaaacattaaacaggataaaacagaaaataacattcaaataaaataatcaagtgtttttattactattatcttAATAATACAAAAGATACTGTTAATTAagtataataatgatataataagacattattattataattactcCCCTATATAAAATATTGCCCCTTTTAGCCAGTGCAGTTATGTGCAGTTGGTTCGTTTTCTAGGGCTGGTTCTTAAGAAAATGTTCAGATCTACAATGTAATCAGATTTTTGCAATTTTACAAAGATCCATTTACTTTTGGCAAGTTCTGCTCCCTTGTCATTGTGATGATGGTGCCAGACGTGAGAATACAAGAGACCCAAATGAATACACAGCAGGACCCAAGGGCTACAGCAGCAGAACCGACCAgtggccgttttttttttttttttttttacagataattgtCGATCCGATGATGTTGTGTCCTTTTAcatcacatatacagtatctttatGCTGACAGTTCTGACACTTCTGccaatatatattctataaattaaaggggaacttcggcttccaaatcaaaatttgataaagaggcccacataacacagaaacccttaatatacccatcacagttacctgtttcttccaaaaagtatgaataaatgccattttctatgctgaagtccagctgtttaacagttcttctctttctgcatcatttgaaatcctggcagggaaggagggactaaacactgatgttacaaattgtaacaacttttccacagcttacagataacatgcaggaactacataacccacaatgcattgcactgtgatgttctgttccttattgaaatcacgtgtgcagggaattgtggggtttggaggatgcaggccaaggacagatggctgctgataaaagtaacagtagtcagccagctcagcaaagtagtcagagagatcagcaggagagcagagagCTAGACttaggaactgtcagaaaccattaaaaatcattaaaagtctgcataagttttaattgatgtatattgcaaagttgcttgaaattgtgtttacttttcaaaaagcttaagttctgtttttgtggagtttccctttaaatattctacACAGaagctgtttttaaaggggttggtcacctttaagttaacttttagtatggtgtagagagtgatattctgagacaattggttttcattttttattaaggtggcttttgagttatttagctttttattcagcagctctccagtttgcaatttcagccatctggttgctagggtccaaattatcctaacaaccatgcattgatttgaataagagactggaatataaataggagaggcctgaatagaaagatgagtaataaaaagtagcaataataatacatgtgtagccttacagagtgttttttagatagggtcagtgaccccatttaaaagctggaaagagtgagaaggcggtaaataattcaaaaacaattaaaaataaataaaggaaaagttggttagaattggccattctataaagttaacgtaaaggtgaaccacctgtttAAGTGAAGTTGCTGCAGAGAATATTTACTGAACACAATCTCATTCtgtctttcttttccttcttttccaGTCTTGGTGTTTGCAATGGGCAAGGAAGGCGTCCACGGAGGCGGCTTGAATAAAAAGACATTCGCAATGGCAAAATACTTGAGAGATATGGGATTCTAGTTCTAGGCTGACTTACATtctatgggtaaaaaaacaaacaaacattattgCTACTAAACTTTCCTGTCTCAGCGAGACATTCCTTTGTCTGGAAACTTTATTAGCAATGCTATGGTGATGGGGGATGAAGCTGTGTCTCCTTTGTATCCCTATTTAGTGGGGgaacttttatttttctcttcatTTGGGTTCATTGTGTAATCGAGCATCAGGTTTGTGTCATGATCAAATGTTGTCCCTTCCCTCTGAGCCTCTACATTCACCAGCCTCATTACTGAGCTGCATCTGGCACCTCATTTCCTTTCATTGCCCCTTAGTCAGACTGTAGATAGAAAGTACAGTTATTCATTTGTCCAACACTAATAATCCCAGTCTCTCATCGGCACATACCCATTGCCGTGCCCAGTGTAGCTTATCCATAGACAATGTCTGTACAACAATGAATGGATCTCACAACTGACACCTACCCAATAAGATGCAGGGACTTTCCTCTGATTCATGGAACTTGCTGTTCATTGGCTCCCTCTGCACGTGCAGCTCTTGATGCAGAAGGTGAATAATGAATCGAGTCTGCCGCATTAAATGCACGGCCGGCTGAGTAGATAGAAAATCGCAGGGAGCCGCCGCGGAGAACGTCCCAGGCTAGCTGCTTTATGAACAAACacactaaggggggttatttatcaaggtccggatttatctcagtatttctaatatctaaCTCCGAGCAAGTCCTTGTTTATGAATAAAAATGCCTGAAAAAATAGGATTGGGCAAAACTCCtgaaaacttctgagctttcttcCGAATTGTTCTGAATTTACCCGCAAAAACTATGATGCCGAAAcccaaaatcattggatatcggtaacggacatcagcgcagacactgggaccttccccattgacttatacaggacctcaatcgaactttaataaatttcggaaattttttattttttttgctctgaaaactacaaattattcaaggttcggatatttggagcttggtaaataaccccctaagactgaCAGCTACACAGCTCATTGTAGTCTTCCTTTGCTGAggcaaaaacactaaaaaaaacaaacttgtccCACCTTACACTAACTCCAGCTTTTCCTTTCCATCGCTAATGTCGGACGCCCCTGTAAGTCTCTCCCGTGGACAGCGATACCGCGAATCTGTCATTTTTGTAGGCGTTCATCCGCTTGTGCAATATCACAACTTAATTTCCCACACTAGATTTTATGCCAaactcttgtttttttgttttttaaagccgTTGAAagccattatttatgttttaagcaGAAGAAAGATGCGCCGTCTATTGAATCTGTACGAACAGTACGCCCTGCATCGGAGCACcagatttatttgttttttaaagaaaaagaaaaaaaattgcagcaagtTCTAATGAAGCGATCACTTGTGCTAAATATTCCAGACTGTGGGGGCTGGTGTATTGAAATGCAGTGATACATAAGTGACTGGAATGTCTATCACATGTATTACATTGTCCCTTGTGTTTCATTCGATTTCTAATGCAGATACGGGAGCATCCTGCTACTGCCGCCATTTAATTCCACAATGTAAGGAACAGGAATGGAGAAATAAAGGGTTAATTACTGACGCTTAGAGCTGGAGGCAAATGTATGTGATAAGCCAACATGATGACACTACATTACTAATTACCTGTAGGCCGTATAATTATGGGAGGAGCCACTGTATGAAAACTAAGCAGCGGTTTAGAAGGGAAACATTTGCCATTGTTAGTAATGCAGattcccaataataataataatgtatatt from Xenopus laevis strain J_2021 chromosome 5S, Xenopus_laevis_v10.1, whole genome shotgun sequence includes the following:
- the LOC108717462 gene encoding profilin-2, whose product is MSGWQDYVDMLMADGSCQEAAIVGYVDAKYVWATTPGGIFHIITPAEIDVLIGKDREGFFTGGLTVGGKKCSVIRDSLYIDNDFTMDIRTKSQGGEPTYNIAVGKAVRVLVFAMGKEGVHGGGLNKKTFAMAKYLRDMGF